CATGTGGATAGAAGGAACTAACATGAATAATAAGACCATGATCATCAATAGGATATTGACAATTTTCATGGAATTATTAAGAAAACTCCAGTGTACAAGATATGGTGAACACAAAGACCTGCAGTATACAGGAGCAGGACAAGAGTGATTCAAACTTACGTTGAAAGCATATCTAATGGCAGGGTAAGGAGAGAGCTCACAGAGCCGGTAAATAAACACTTGTAGATACGACCTGTtaggaaacataaaaaaaatgtctatgTCAGAAACAGCACTGTGAGAATATGGTCTTTCACTGACAACTGGTGCGAAACCAAATTGAGACCTGACCTGAGACACAAGAGCCTGGCACCAAAAACAGATTGTGCTGATATAATTTACTTAAAAGTTAATTCTTCTGACTgaatcaggttttttttaagtaaaactgCTCTTAGTAGGTTCATTTTAGACTGTTTTACCAATACCACAACTGTGGGAAAGATTGGCGAGCAATAGTCTTTGCCAGTAAGCACAACAAAAGCTTTGTTCCACTTGAGTAACAACAGTCATTTGTGACTTAAAACATTTGAGTTCATGTGTTGCTACAGCCTAGGCTGAATGGTTAtattaaagtttgtttgttatATGTTGCTCAACCATTccattcatttaaatatgttaAGTACTACTGaatattaattttcttttcagttttagtGAGGGAATGCATACAATTTGTGCTAACAATGAGGAAACTGCTGATTAAatctccttttgttttgttattacaATGGAATGGAATGATGGGACTTACATGCTGTGAGAGGCACCACGCCTAGCCAGGCAAAGGCCACCAGTGTGTAGTGGAACCAGTATCTGATGGCTGTTCCAATACTGGTGACCAGCCCTGCAAAGATATCCTGGACAGGCAAGCGAGATGGCATGTCTGGAGAGTAGacttaagaaaaaacaaattggAGAAAGTGGAAGTGAGAAAGAGTCAGGGAGACATTCATAACTGGTTTACTTAGAGGAGCACATAACAAATTAatgaattagaaattacttactgaaaaaaatgcatttacttACTTGGTGTAAATGCAAATCTATGTTTGCATAATTCACAGTATTCTTTTCTGCTATGTTTCAACCACTGCAGTAGGCTGTGAAAATAACCAGACAACCAGTGAGTTTCTCCTTTTTGTCCAATGCAAACTTGATATCACTcacacaaaaatcacacaacTTTTCCATGATTCTTCACAAATGAAACGTGAATGCTACCTTGTTCaacaatattttctgtttcaatttGTGTCTAGctgtaaatattgtttgttaCATTCATGTAAGGGGATCTTTTTGTTAAAACTGCAGCTATTTGCTAACTAAAGAATTTTTTCCACATGTTAGAAAACCTTTCAACAACACAATTCCAACCAGttcaacacaggaaaacaggTATCATTCTAACTGTAACCATAAAGAAACAATTTTTaagggaaaggagagaaaataatggatattgcatatttttacatttacacaactTGGTCACTGAACATACCATTCCTGATGGATAAACTTGATGCTGCCAGTGCAGACACAGGGGTGGTAGAGCGGCTTGTCCTGGGTCCCCTCTGATCGACAGACCCGGCAGATGTCCGCTGTACAGTAGGCACACAATAACATAACATTAcgaaaacatatttttatgcgttgtagatttaatttgaaatgaacGTTTTTGCATCAGTCTGCACTCAAgaactgaaatgataaaaacatgtttaaaactgTCCAATAATTTCACCAAACAAGATGTACCTGACCACAGTTTGTAATGCCATTGCAAAGGGTCAGAATACTTTGGTAAAAAAGAGATTTCAGTTttagatgttttcactttttcaatatgttatattttcatattttcattatggattaCTGAATGAAGATAAGCAAAAATGCCTATTTTATCCatgtaaaattaaatctacacaCAGTGCACtaaaagtgaaggggtctgaatactttctggaGCCACTGTATTTCTTTTAACTTGGCACTTCTAGTCATTTCATTAACCGGTCATCTATTTATCTTGATCCACACCCATGATACACCATTAAATATAATGCTagatataaaaaatgtaaactatGTGCAAACTTCCCACAAAAATTAATACCGTGATGATTCAGAATTTGAAATTCTGGCACATTTGGTATAGCATGTTATCTTCAGTGAATAGGACAGGTCATACACTGACAGTAATCCTTGGATTACCTGTGTTCACTGGATGACCAAAATAACAGAACTATAATTAGCCCAGGATGCAAGAGCATAACGCAAGTTATGATACTCAAAGTACTTCTTGATGAATGCCTGTATATGTATAAACGTTTAGCTATATTCAAAATATGAACAACAATATCACAATTTGAGACAAGTTAATGGCTATTCCCTTTCCAGTAGCATGTACAGCCCTTAGAGAAACTGTTTTGGGGGTAGTCGTCTAACGTTACATTAACGCTACATTAACGCTAATTACAATGAGAAATATATTGAAGATGTTAGACTTATTCACGATATATTGTCTTTGTCATAAATCTGTGTAACGGATAACGAGCCTTGTCAATTGGGAGGGCTGACCGGTGTGTGAACGTATTGTCAGCTAGTTATCATACTGTACGTAATGTTATGATAACGGGTGCACAAAACTTATTAAACGAGAGCTTGTAACTAGAGAACTGGCCAGGATACATATCCCTTCAATGTCACATGGCTGTCGTTTGGGATTTTTACCGCTATAACTCACTCGTGGTAAATGTAGCGTTGGTATTtaagaaagcaaaacaacagaaacctCACGTTTATTCACAACAGCTGATGGCTAACGGATGTAAGCTAATGCTAGTTAGCAGGCTAGCTAACGCTAATTGGCTAACGGTTTCTTTAATTCTAAAGAGCTTTTGTCGAAGCTGAAGACAATGTGACATCGGTCATTGTTACTGACAGCAATTAACAATGAGTTCAAATCGATTTCAGGCATTATTAGTATGAGCGGTTTTACCAGTTAACAACAATTAGGGCAATCAGGTTTTAACATTAGCTACCTTCCTCAGCGGTGTCCATCTTGACTTGCTGCTTAGGCAGCTCTGCTCCACAGTAATAAGGCTAGTCAGTCAGTATTAAAGCGTTACCCGCTGGCTATCTAcgtgtaaacatttaaaattagtGTTTAGTTCAAGTTGCAATTATCTTTGACGTGAGCATGcgttttaaaatgaaataaagcatTTTCAAATTATACTACATCAGCGAGCGATCAGGACATTTGGACAAACTCAATGCAACATGTGATTGTGTGATGTTTTCACCACCTGGTGGCGCCCAAGCGCAATCAGCCAGCTCGACGATTTCACATTGATTTTATTGAGAAATACACATGTGGTACCATTCAAACTAATGTGGTGAATAATATTCCATCAGACAGACTTATTACATTTATCAGCCTCTTGCCAACACCTTTATCTGTTAAGAAAGGATAAAGTGATTCCATACACTGTATAAACACTGTAACTTGCACTGCTACTTCTTTGACATAATCAAGTTATGCAGTGCAATCATTCATGGCCAGTATCACTTTTTCCACTCAGTCACCATCATTGTGTCAAATATGAAATGTCTGTGTCCATGATCTTATGAATACCATCATGAAATAGCCATCTGAATAAAGGCCTTTTAACTTTTTAGCCAGAAGAGTGCCTtggattttttccttttggaaCCTTTGTGTTCCTCACTCAAGAAACCGTTCACCATACTTCGTCTGAACGTCTGATCACTCCTAGgcaatcttttttttcttgtgaaatgaTTGTTTGATCTTCCAGCCCGCTTAAGGTATGACTGTGCAGGTTTCTTACTGTTTTACTGCTAAATCTCATCTAATTTAGACAGTGATGTGAcagggatttttaaaaagaacttCAGTCTTTCTCAGCCATTTCAGTCCATCCCAGAGTAGAAAGTatgtggattaaaaaaaaaaaaaaacagacagacagttcaTCAAAGGATTACAATGCCTGATGACAACTTAACAACAACATCTGAGTGAGCACTTATGTTTGTGAATCTGTTGTGTCCTCTGGTGCTGACATTGTCTTTCTTGTCACTACTTGTTGCAGTTGTGATTTGAATGCCTTTGCGTCATACACCCATACAGTGTCTATGCCCTCCCCTGCAGTATGTTCAGGGACCCATGTAGGGAAGGGGAAGCGACAGGCCACCACCTTGGCTGTGCTCGGCAACTCTTTTGCCAGCTTCAGCTCCAGCTGGTCCATCTGTAGATACAGAAACAATCAGGATATCATATTAGTAAAAATGTGGGATTCTGAAAACTTACATGGCAAGATCAAATATAATGCTATATCCAAGAATGGTACAATTCTCATCAAGAATGGCAAATTTCTTCATTGAAACATGCATACTGTACTGCCAAGCTTTGATACTGTCTGTTTCTTATGGAGCAAACCAGCCAAGGAGCTTAGCCAACAACAATAAGTTGGAGTGTAACTGAGGGCTAATAGAACAGTTAAAAAGCTAGAGCTAGTTACTTTATTATTTAAGTAACCTAAATTGGCACACATGGCATAAATTATATTCTAATAAAAATGcgatatttaaaaataaattgcagGAGGACAAATAGAAGAACTCACCATTTGAGGGACTCCAAATATGACAACATTGGAGTACTGAGCAAAActgacctaaaaaaaaacaatcaaataaataatGGGAGTgacattgtgaaaaaaaaaagtcttttcattttcttacacTAAGAAATAACAGCTAGTGTTTGCACGTTTGTGTCTGTAACAAGAAGATACTTATTTCCAGAACACTATACAACATACTTTATTAAACTAATCAGGTATCACTGACCTTCCACAAGTCTGAGATGTGGAAGGACGTGGAGTGGTGGACTCCCTCTCTCCATGCCTTGTAGCGAGAGTACCATACCAGCCAGGGGTTCAGCTCAAAGCCTGATGCCTGAAACCCATGCCTGGCTGCTGCAATCACCTGCAAGTAGAAGTAGAACAAAG
The DNA window shown above is from Lates calcarifer isolate ASB-BC8 linkage group LG4, TLL_Latcal_v3, whole genome shotgun sequence and carries:
- the atpsckmt gene encoding ATP synthase subunit C lysine N-methyltransferase, which translates into the protein MKTSVMSQEELFLDSAQTGQSNVRESRSRSRLGLIVTGVVGGSLVALYAVAAPFVAPALRKICLPFVPATTAQVENVLKVLRARSGTLVDIGSGDGRIVIAAARHGFQASGFELNPWLVWYSRYKAWREGVHHSTSFHISDLWKVSFAQYSNVVIFGVPQMMDQLELKLAKELPSTAKVVACRFPFPTWVPEHTAGEGIDTVWVYDAKAFKSQLQQVVTRKTMSAPEDTTDSQT